The sequence below is a genomic window from Zavarzinia compransoris.
GGCGGGCAAGGTGCAGGACTATCGCGTGCACCGAATCTCGACGCGGATGGAGCCGAACCCCCATTCGCGCAGCAATCGGCCCTTGAAGGACAAGCCGCCGGCCCGTAGCACGCTGCATAACGAGACCGTGACGTTGCGCATGGTGCTGCGCACCGCCGTCAATCACGGCTGGCTGTCCCATGTACCCGATATCTCGACGCCCTACAGGGCCTCGGCCAAGGTCGAGCATCGGGCGTGGTTCAGTCCCGCAGAATACAAGCAACTCTACAAGGCGACCGGCGCCTATGCCAAGGCGCCGTTCCGTGACCGTTTCCGCTGGAGTGCCGAGCAGGTTCATGACTACGTCTTGTTCATGGCCAACACGGGCTTGCGGCCGGACGAGGCCGCGAACCTCGAACATCGGGATGTCGAGATCGTCGTCGACGAGGAAACCGGCCAGCGCATTCTCGAGATCGAGGTGCGTGGCAAGCGGGGCGTGGGCTTCTGCAAGAGCATGCCGAATGCGGTGCGGCCTTATGAGCGCTTGCTGGGCCGGGCGAAGCCTGTTGAGGTGATCAGCCGTCAGCGGAAGCTGCGGATGCGCAGGGCCGGCGAGGAAATTCCGACTGAGGCGCCGACGAAAGCCTATCCGCAGCAGACGGACAAGGTGTTCCCGGGCAATCACATCAAGCTGTTCAACAGCCTGCTGGAGCGCGAGAAGTTGAAGCTCGATCGCGATGGCAAGGCGCGCACGGCGTACAGCTTGCGGCACACTTACATCTGTCTCCGGCTTATGGAAGGTGCCGATGTTTATGCGGTGGCACGGAACTGCCGGACCAGCGTGGAGATGATCCAGAAGTACTACGCTGCGCACATCAAGAATATGATCAGCGCGGCGGCGGTGAATGTGCGCCGGGCCAAACCTGGCGGCCGGCGTAAGGCACTGCCGGTGGCGTTCGAGGACGATCTATAGTCGACATGGTCAAAGCGCCGCGCGGCGGCGCGCAGGCACACCCCCCGGGGGTGTGCCTGGCATGGGCGCCCTTGCGGCGCTCATGCCAGGGTCGGGGGCGTCAGGCTTGGTTGTCATCTGCTTCGGGCTGTGCTTCATCGCCTAAAAATGCGTCGATGGCCGTGAGGAACTCGGCAGTGATCTCGGGCGGTGCCTCGTGTGTTCTATAAGCTCGGCGCGGATCGTGTCGCTGCATGCGTCTGTAGCGCTCGATCGTCATCAGGATATGGCGCGGCTGGCCATCGTTCAGGAGGATGACGGGGGCGTGGTCCGCTTCGGACGCCACGGTTGCCGGATCATTCCGCCATTCGGCTTCGGAAAACTCGCGCATGGGCGCCTCGTCGTTGAAAATGGTCGAGCGATTATATCGGGGCCACGCGGCGACCGGCACCCCGTAGGGGTGCCGCCGAATTTTTTGGGAGGGTGAGGCTCATGCGAGCCACTTCTCGACCCGCAGGGTACGGACGCAGGTGAACTCTCCGGTGTTGGCCGTTCCAGCACTCGCCGATGGCTTGCCCCTGAAGGAGAAAAGGCGAAGGGGGGCGGCGGTGCCGGTGCGTGGCCTGAGGCGCGCGTCGGGTCAGAGGCTGGGCGTCATGGCGGGAGCGATGGGGCCCGCTCAGGCCCGGCTCGCATAATTGCCCCATACCCGGAAGAGTAGTGTTGCTACCGAAGCCCGTCCACCAAAGCAGACGCCGATCCACAAGGGATCGAGGTGAAAGGGATGTGCACACCTGATGCACCGTTCCGGCGCCTGTCGTATCGAAAATTTATCTTTATATTTCAATGGGTTATTTCTTATGAAATGGAGAGGGCCTTCGACCGGATTCTCTCAGATTCACAACATCTAACCCAACCTATTGAAATTATTGAATTTTTATGCATCTCAAATTCACAGCCCAGAATTCAATAATTTCTCGAATTCTCTCAAGATTCCTGTAACCTATTGAATATAAATAGGTTTTATGGCGTCTCGGATTTTCTCGGGGAAAGTGCCGGAACGGCGGGAAATAATACATCTCATGGTAGCAATGCCGGGCTGTGCTCCGGAGGGAGTACAGCCTTCGCTCCTCAAATTTGCCGTCAGTCGCGAGGAATAAAGACCGGAAGACACCGCGTTTTCGATGATGCGTGCTGCGAATTTCATCTGCCGATATTGGGATTGGGGGGCGCTCGAAGACCCCTTTCTTCCTTCAGCGGTGGCCTTTGTCCGACGTTCCGATCGTCGCGATCAGGCCGAACCGAGGCATGGAATGCGCGCCAGGACAGGTGCGACGGGCGGTGCAACGCCGAGCACGACGCAAGAATATTCAGGCGCCAAATAGGCGATGAACTCCCGTCTGCCATCGAGATATTCGCGCACCAGACGGTCGTCGAGGTCGGGGTCCAGATAGGTCGTGTAGCCGGCCTTGAACATTTCAGCCTGCACCTGGCGTGCCGCCGAGGCCATTATAGCTTCCCATTCTTCGGGCGTGCGCATCTCGCTTCTCCGGTCAGAAGTGGACAATTTGACGGAGGCGAAGCGGCTCTTTCTCTGGCTTTTTCGCCTTAAGGATGGACCAAAACTCCGCATCTCGGCGCGGGAAATTGACCAATATGGTAGTCTAAAACGGCACAAAGACACGATGAGGCCGAGCATGAATCGCGGCACGATTGCGGCGTCTGCGGAGGTTCTGCCTACGCCCGAGGCGATTGACGCCGCCTTCACCTCGAGCCGCATCCAGGGCCTTGAAGGTGATCCCGACGATGACGCGGCCTTGCTCGCGCATGGTCGGGGTGAACTGACATCCGGTGAAACAAGGCAACGCCTGATCGACCGATACAGCACGCGCCGACGCCGGACATCGACAAAAGATCCCTATCTTCTCTCGACAGGGGCGCTGCGCAACAGGCTTGGCATCAGCGATCCGGCAACGCTGGAGCGCGCGGAAAAGGGTCTGGTCGACCTGCGCATGGCCCGTATCGACATCGACGGGCCGCGCGGCGCTTATACCTTCGCGCGTCTGAAGGAGACGCACCGCTATCTGTTCCAGGATCTCTACGACTGGGCGGGAGAGGCCCGCACTGTCACCTTGGCCAAGGCTGGATTTGATCGGCGCGCCTGCACCGCCTTCGCCCGCCCCGCCGACATCGAACCCATCGGCCATGAAATCTTCGGGCGTCTTGGCGAGCGGAACGCACTGAAAGGCTTGTCCCGGCCTGATTTCGTCGACAGCGTCACCGGCTTGTTCGCGGACGTGAACATGTTGCACCCGTTCCGCGAAGGCAACGGGCGCACCCAGGAAGCGTTCGTCAAGGCCATCGGGTGCGATGCCGGTCATCCGATCGATCTGGGCGCCGTCACCCTCGAGCGGATGATCCGCGTGTCCATCGACGCAACTGGGGGCGACCGGACGGCGATGCGCCAGATGTTCTCAGAAGCGACCGATCCACGGCAGGTCGGGATTCTCAACGCGGCAATCGCCGCGATCGCGACAAGGTTGCACGACTGGAATGAGCGCTTCATTGCGATCACGACACCGGGCCAGCACTATGAAGGGGTCTTGGCCGGTGTGTCGAGGCAGGGCGACACTTTCCTGTTTCGCACCGATGTCGAGATCTTCGTGGGCTGGGCGAGGGACCTGCCGGCGTCGGCGCGATCGGGTGACCGCATTGCGTTTGGGGCCCGAGGGGCGCCGTCACGTGTCGCCTGACGCGCTCCCGGGACCTGTTCTGGCTGAGGCCCTGGCAGTAGATGCTTTCCATCATGTAACCCATTGTGCCGGCGCGGTTGCGACTACGCCGATGGTGGATATCGCGGAGGAAGTCGGTCACGGCGATGTAGCCACCTGCGTAGCCGCGATCTTTCAACTCCTGGAACAGCCGCCGACCGGACAGGCCGGGATAGGTTGCGATGCGCTCGCGCAGGTAGGTGGCAAAGGGATCGATCACCGTACGGCGCGGCTGCCGCGGCCCATAGGCGGGTGCCTCCATGTCGCGGTCGATGTACTTGCGCACCGTCTTGCGATCGGTGCCGGTCTGTCGGGCAATCGCCGACACCGACAGCCCTTGTCGATGCAAATCCAGGATCATCACCAGCTCCCCGAGCTTGATCACCGAAGCGCCCTCCCGACCATCGGGAGGAGCATCGGCAACATCGCGCCGCCAGTCTTCCGGGGCGCGCCCCGGAAGACCGGCGCGGCACCTCAAACTGGGGAAGATTCAAGCGGCACTTCTGGGGAGAATTGCTCCGGCATCAACACTGGCGATCACCTGAGCCATGAGCCCCGGCACTGGCCAGGCCACGCGGTGTCGGCAAGGCCGGCGCCGGCATCTGGGTGATCCTGCTGCAGGTCGGGCAGATGTACTTGGGCCGGACATGGCGGATGACCTTGAAGTGGCCGGGTACATAGTCCAGCACCTCAGTGACATCCTCACCCAGGCAGGCCATCGGGCCGTCGCAGGCCGTGCAGGTACAGGCTGGCGTGTGAACGACATCTTCACGCGGCAGATGGGGCGGCAACGGCCGCCGATGCGGGCGCGACTTGCTGCCGCTCGCGGGTTCGGCGGGGCTCTCAGCCCCGGCTTCCGCCTCGATGGTCTCCAGCTCTTCAAGGGTCAGTTCGAGTTGCTCGATCTCGCGGTCGAGCGGACACCTCGAATAA
It includes:
- a CDS encoding IS66 family transposase zinc-finger binding domain-containing protein; translated protein: MQTPGPTRHGPSRRRIHVRRRHQAGYSRCPLDREIEQLELTLEELETIEAEAGAESPAEPASGSKSRPHRRPLPPHLPREDVVHTPACTCTACDGPMACLGEDVTEVLDYVPGHFKVIRHVRPKYICPTCSRITQMPAPALPTPRGLASAGAHGSGDRQC
- a CDS encoding tyrosine-type recombinase/integrase; the encoded protein is MQRHEILGGKVQLYRRVDGGNWHCSASVGGKQRRTTTKQDSLALAKQVAEDWYLGLRGKLHAGLLKSEKTFRHAADQFLREYEIITEGERSKRWTEGHAIRLRVHLLPFFGDLGLSEISAGKVQDYRVHRISTRMEPNPHSRSNRPLKDKPPARSTLHNETVTLRMVLRTAVNHGWLSHVPDISTPYRASAKVEHRAWFSPAEYKQLYKATGAYAKAPFRDRFRWSAEQVHDYVLFMANTGLRPDEAANLEHRDVEIVVDEETGQRILEIEVRGKRGVGFCKSMPNAVRPYERLLGRAKPVEVISRQRKLRMRRAGEEIPTEAPTKAYPQQTDKVFPGNHIKLFNSLLEREKLKLDRDGKARTAYSLRHTYICLRLMEGADVYAVARNCRTSVEMIQKYYAAHIKNMISAAAVNVRRAKPGGRRKALPVAFEDDL
- a CDS encoding Fic/DOC family protein — encoded protein: MNRGTIAASAEVLPTPEAIDAAFTSSRIQGLEGDPDDDAALLAHGRGELTSGETRQRLIDRYSTRRRRTSTKDPYLLSTGALRNRLGISDPATLERAEKGLVDLRMARIDIDGPRGAYTFARLKETHRYLFQDLYDWAGEARTVTLAKAGFDRRACTAFARPADIEPIGHEIFGRLGERNALKGLSRPDFVDSVTGLFADVNMLHPFREGNGRTQEAFVKAIGCDAGHPIDLGAVTLERMIRVSIDATGGDRTAMRQMFSEATDPRQVGILNAAIAAIATRLHDWNERFIAITTPGQHYEGVLAGVSRQGDTFLFRTDVEIFVGWARDLPASARSGDRIAFGARGAPSRVA